A window of Diospyros lotus cultivar Yz01 chromosome 14, ASM1463336v1, whole genome shotgun sequence contains these coding sequences:
- the LOC127789806 gene encoding truncated transcription factor CAULIFLOWER D-like, whose product MGRGKVELKRIENPSSRQVTFSKRRNGLMKKAFELSILCDAEIALLIFSPSGKAYQYSSHEMDRTIARYKNEMGLPQSHNHGLRPIEVWRAEMEDLRRTLESLEAKQKHIAGEDLSLLGMKELKQLERQMRTGVERIRSKKRRIISEHINDLKKKHRVLQEENTHLQRKLNELDTHVEVPEYLNPTTFVHFKGT is encoded by the exons ATGGGAAGGGGCAAAGTAGAGCTGAAGAGGATTGAGAACCCATCAAGCAGGCAAGTCACCTTCTCCAAGAGGAGGAATGGCCTCATGAAGAAGGCCTTTGAGCTCTCCATTCTCTGCGACGCCGAGATTGCCCTCCTCATCTTCTCCCCCTCCGGCAAGGCTTATCAGTACTCCAGCCATGA AATGGATAGGACCATTGCGAGGTACAAGAATGAGATGGGGCTTCCTCAATCGCACAACCATGGACTTAGACCTATTGAG GTTTGGAGGGCTGAGATGGAAGATTTGAGGAGAACCTTAgaaagcttggaagccaagcagaa GCACATAGCTGGAGAAGATCTATCGCTGTTGGGCATGAAAGAGCTCAAGCAATTGGAACGCCAAATGAGGACAGGAGTTGAGCGCATTCGCTCCAAGAAG AGGCGTATCATTTCAGAGCATATCAACGACTTGAAGAAAAAG CATAGAGTCCTGCAAGAGGAGAACACTCACCTCCAAAGGAAA CTTAATGAGTTGGATACGCACGTGGAAGTTCCGGAATATTTGAACCCGACAACCTTTGTACATTtcaaag GAACATAG
- the LOC127790374 gene encoding CBS domain-containing protein CBSCBSPB1-like has translation MTSSQGGSARRSVSRNSSSTAKNKASDNGAVDTGRKSFSSSRSTGVTGERTVKRLRLSKALTIPETTSVYEACCKMAARRSDALLLTSSNALLCGILTDKDIATRVIACELNLEETPVSKVMTRNPVFVLSDTLAVEALQKMVQGKFRHLPVVEKGEVIAILDIAKCLYDAIARMERAAEKGKAIVAAVEGVEKQWGTSISGRNTFIETLRDQMFRPSLSTLIPENSKIVTVSPTDTVLVAAKRMRECHMSSAVVIVENKPRGILTSRDILMRVIAQKLPPETTLVDKVMTPNPECAKVDTPIVDALHTMHDGKFLHLPVIDKDGIVVAVLDVLHVTHAAVATVGSTAGVSNEAASTMMQKFWDSAMALSPLDGEEDSQSDGSSKLTSEDASRLLAYSSNLPNIFAFKIQDKKGRMHRFNCDTRSLADLVTAILQRVGDDIDRNNLPQILYEDEDHDMVMLASDSDLVAAVDHAKSAGWKGLKLHLDYTGIPGRRRGPVTTAGQDYTQSAWASAYSAAAAGAALAAGLGMLAFFKKA, from the exons ATGACATCGAGTCAAGGGGGTTCTGCTCGGAGAAGTGTGTCAAGGAACTCATCATCGACGGCGAAGAACAAAGCTTCCGATAATGGCGCCGTTGACACCGGGCGGAaatccttctcttcttctcgtTCTAC AGGAGTAACTGGAGAGCGTACAGTGAAGCGTCTGAGGCTCTCAAAGGCCCTGACAATACCTGAAACTACCAGTGTCTATGAAGCTTGCTGTAAGATGGCTGCTCGTAGATCTGATGCTTTGTTATTGACCAGCTCAAATGCACTACTTTGCGGTATCCTGACAGACAAG gaTATTGCAACAAGAGTTATTGCATGCGAGCTGAATCTTGAGGAAACACCTGTTTCCAAGGTCATGACTAGGAATCCAGTTTTTGTACTTTCTGACACTCTTGCCGTGGAAGCCTTGCAAAAGATGGTGCAGG GAAAATTCCGACATTTGCCGGTTGTGGAGAAAGGAGAGGTCATTGCTATACTTGACATAGCAAAGTGTCTGTATGATGCTATTGCACGCATGGAAAGGGCAGctgaaaaaggaaaagcaaTTGTGGCAGCTGTTGAAGGTGTTGAAAAACAATGGGGAACATCCATCTCTG GTCGGAATACATTCATTGAAACACTTCGAGACCAAATGTTTAGGCCCTCTTTGTCTACTCTCATTCCTGAGAATTCAAA GATTGTAACAGTCTCACCAACTGACACGGTCCTTGTGGCAGCAAAGAGGATGCGTGAATGTCACATGAGCTCTGCTGTGGTAATAGTTGAGAATAAACCACGGGGAATTCTGAC GTCAAGGGATATTTTGATGCGGGTAATAGCACAGAAGCTCCCTCCTGAGACTACTCTAGTGGATAAG GTTATGACCCCAAATCCGGAATGTGCAAAAGTAGATACACCCATTGTTGATGCGCTGCATACCATGCATGACGGGAAGTTTCTACATCTTCCTGTGATTGATAAAG ATGGAATTGTAGTTGCTGTTCTTGACGTACTTCATGTCACTCATGCTGCTGTAGCTACA GTGGGAAGCACTGCTGGGGTTAGCAACGAGGCTGCAAGCACCATGATGCAAAAATTTTGGGATTCTGCCATGGCATTATCTCCTCTGGATGGTGAGGAAGATTCGCAAAG TGATGGCTCCTCAAAGTTGACTTCTGAAGACGCATCAAGACTTTTGGCCTATTCATCGAACCTTCCTAATATCTTTGCTTTCAAGATTCAAGATAAAAAGGGCAGAATGCATAGATTTAATTGTG ATACACGGAGTTTGGCAGATCTCGTTACTGCAATCCTTCAGAGGGTTGGGGATGACATTGACAGGAACAACCTGCCTCAAATACTG TACGAAGATGAAGACCACGATATGGTCATGCTTGCATCCGACAGTGATCTTGTTGCAGCCGTAGACCATGCAAAATCCGCCGGTTGGAAG GGACTGAAGTTGCATTTAGATTATACAGGGATACCTGGCCGGAGGAGGGGCCCGGTAACTACTGCAGGTCAAGACTATACTCAATCAGCCTGGGCCTCCGCCTACAGTGCTGCAGCTGCTGGGGCGGCGCTTGCCGCTGGGTTAGGGATGTTAGCATTCTTCAAGAAGGCGTAG
- the LOC127790375 gene encoding mediator of RNA polymerase II transcription subunit 30, translating into MEENAKSTQELAMEGQKHLEETIEAAFLILSSMNDELCNPALWSTNTAATVSTSTGTSASSNVHHVFSGLNGDVSSDSSHHFEMGGGALDEARLRYKSSVAALRSVLKAIPNSQKARSCDGVSTTNNSMASVDQTEIGKLEEQASMLKQELVNKNKYLKLLIDQLRDLVTDISTWQSSCSV; encoded by the exons ATGGAGGAGAACGCCAAGTCCACGCAGGAGCTGGCAATGGAAGGGCAGAAGCACCTTGAGGAGACAATCGAAGCAGCGTTCCTGATCTTGTCCTCCATGAACGACGAGCTCTGCAACCCGGCGTTGTGGTCCACAAACACCGCGGCCACTGTTTCGACTTCGACTGGTACGAGTGCGTCGAGCAATGTCCATCACGTGTTCAGCGGATTAAACGGCGACGTCTCCTCGGATTCGTCGCACCACTTCGAGATGGGCGGCGGAGCCCTCGACGAGGCTCGTCTTCGCTACAAATCCTCCGTCGCCGCCCTCCGTTCTGTTCTCAAGGCCATCCCCAACTCTCAGAAG GCACGATCATGTGATGGCGTTTCCACAACGAACAATTCCATGGCCTCTGTAGATCAAACTGAAATTGGGAAGTTGGAAGAGCAAGCTTCAATGTTAAAACAG GAGCTTGTAAACAAAAACAAGTATCTCAAGCTTCTTATAGATCAGCTACGAGATCTTGTGACTGACATTTCAACGTGGCAAAGTTCTTGTTCTGTCTGA